One stretch of Streptomyces sp. MMBL 11-1 DNA includes these proteins:
- the dpgA gene encoding 3,5-dihydroxyphenylacetyl-CoA synthase DpgA, with protein MLDEFDIADPRVRSIFLNSAIERRGLTLPPSLPDGSRATETQGELLRKHRANGLSMGREALEACLKSANATVADVRYLCCVTTTGMLTPGFSALLMKELEMDRHCSRLDVVGMGCNAGLNALTAVAGWAESHPGELALMVCIEACSAAYVFDGTMRTAVVNSLFGDGSAAVAVRSPGYRRATDREGVGLVGDTLAPALLRFSSFIIPEAVDAMRYDWDDSHGKYSFYLDPDVPYVVGAHAELALDRLLEGTGLRRSDISHWVVHSGGKKVIDSVRVNLGLTRHDVRHTTGVLRDHGNVSSGSFLFSYERLVADNCVKPGEYGVLMTMGPGSTIEMALVGWR; from the coding sequence ATGCTGGATGAGTTCGACATCGCCGATCCGCGGGTGCGGTCCATCTTCCTGAACAGCGCGATCGAACGTCGAGGCCTGACGCTGCCGCCGTCGCTGCCGGATGGTTCGCGCGCCACGGAGACCCAGGGCGAACTGCTGCGCAAGCATCGCGCCAACGGTCTGTCCATGGGGCGGGAGGCGTTGGAAGCGTGCCTGAAGAGCGCGAACGCGACGGTGGCGGATGTTCGCTACCTGTGCTGCGTCACGACCACCGGAATGCTGACCCCGGGCTTCTCCGCGCTCCTCATGAAGGAGCTGGAAATGGACCGGCACTGCTCGCGTCTTGATGTCGTGGGAATGGGGTGCAATGCTGGCCTGAATGCGCTGACGGCCGTGGCGGGGTGGGCGGAGTCGCATCCCGGAGAACTGGCGCTGATGGTGTGTATCGAAGCCTGTTCGGCGGCTTATGTGTTTGACGGGACCATGCGGACTGCCGTGGTCAACAGTCTTTTCGGCGATGGCTCGGCCGCCGTCGCGGTCCGATCGCCGGGGTACCGGCGTGCGACCGACCGGGAGGGAGTGGGGCTGGTCGGTGACACGCTGGCCCCGGCATTGCTGCGCTTTTCGAGTTTCATCATTCCGGAAGCAGTGGACGCCATGCGTTACGACTGGGACGACAGCCATGGAAAATACAGCTTCTACCTTGATCCCGATGTTCCTTATGTGGTCGGAGCGCACGCCGAGCTCGCCCTCGACCGGCTGCTCGAGGGAACCGGACTGCGGCGCTCGGACATATCCCACTGGGTCGTGCATTCCGGAGGGAAGAAGGTCATCGACTCGGTGCGTGTGAACCTCGGCCTGACCCGTCATGACGTACGCCATACGACCGGCGTACTCCGGGACCACGGCAATGTGTCGAGTGGATCGTTCCTCTTCTCCTATGAGCGACTGGTTGCCGACAACTGCGTCAAACCGGGCGAGTACGGCGTCCTCATGACCATGGGGCCCGGGTCGACCATCGAGATGGCTCTGGTCGGCTGGCGATGA
- the dpgB gene encoding enoyl-CoA-hydratase DpgB translates to MTTELPGAAAPEGTGLYVKVDGARAPAELTALINSVCDQAEKQPDGAAVILDLGEAPDEHGPWPGDVTIQTVNRWERAVRRVESLDGITIAVARGTCGGHALDLLLAVDFRMGVPGLQLRLPVNDGHIWPGMLLYRLVRHLGLAAARRIVMRGADLSLGQAVDLGLIDQLADDVEGAVHAATALTGRMADRETAVRRQLLLEAASVEYDDALGAHLAACDRELRRLRNERPTASVPAGRSRA, encoded by the coding sequence ATGACCACAGAACTTCCCGGCGCAGCAGCACCAGAGGGAACCGGCCTCTACGTGAAGGTGGACGGTGCACGTGCACCGGCGGAACTGACGGCCTTGATCAACTCGGTCTGCGATCAGGCGGAGAAGCAGCCGGACGGAGCCGCGGTGATCCTCGATCTCGGCGAAGCGCCGGATGAGCACGGACCGTGGCCCGGCGATGTGACCATCCAGACGGTGAACCGCTGGGAGCGGGCCGTACGGCGTGTGGAGAGCCTCGACGGCATCACCATCGCCGTGGCACGGGGAACGTGCGGCGGGCACGCCCTGGACCTGCTCCTCGCCGTCGACTTCCGTATGGGCGTCCCCGGCCTCCAACTGCGGCTGCCCGTCAACGACGGCCACATCTGGCCCGGCATGCTGCTCTACCGCCTGGTGCGGCACCTCGGACTGGCGGCGGCTCGACGGATCGTCATGCGCGGCGCCGACCTGTCGCTCGGCCAAGCCGTCGACCTCGGCCTGATCGACCAGCTCGCCGACGACGTGGAGGGCGCCGTGCACGCCGCGACAGCACTCACGGGACGGATGGCGGACCGGGAGACGGCGGTGCGCCGGCAGCTGCTGCTCGAAGCCGCGTCCGTGGAGTACGACGATGCGCTGGGGGCCCACCTCGCCGCCTGCGACCGCGAGTTGCGCAGGCTGCGGAACGAGCGGCCCACCGCCTCGGTGCCGGCGGGGAGGTCTCGGGCATGA
- the dpgC gene encoding (3,5-dihydroxyphenyl)acetyl-CoA 1,2-dioxygenase DpgC → MNTVDASDAASVWSIPEPKFIDALDSDAQTLAGHVATCEAVLATLPPRPGRDTPQQRRAEAALAASRSARRGFLALHTDAVYDVLTEGRSRYVRLPNLVQAAAERFPGLVPTPAHMASERAFIQAERDGREIDQAIFCGAVLHSRAAGTHLIDAMLMPTPRAEQLLGDFRATGRVELTSVHVERRGHVAHVTFRNAHCLNAEDNQLIADMETAVDLVLLDDRVSVGVLRGGEVEHPRYQGRRVFSAGINLKDLRNGAISFVDFLMGRELGYIHKMSRGLLTDPAGVMESDRLTQKPWIGAVDSFAIGGGMQLLLVLDRVIAEEEAFFSLPAAEEGIVPGLGNLRLTRLTGARFARQVILGGRRIRMTDPEAALVCDDIVPAKDLDETVERAARELGAPAVAANRRMLNLAEEPLDHFRAYLAEFAVTQAARAYSADVLSKVEQRWQRSLPRT, encoded by the coding sequence ATGAACACGGTGGATGCCTCCGACGCGGCGTCGGTGTGGTCGATTCCCGAGCCGAAGTTCATCGATGCTCTCGACAGCGACGCGCAGACCCTGGCCGGACATGTGGCCACGTGCGAGGCGGTCCTCGCCACGCTGCCGCCCCGACCCGGTCGGGACACCCCCCAGCAGCGCCGCGCCGAAGCGGCCCTCGCCGCGTCCAGGTCGGCGCGCCGCGGGTTCCTCGCCCTGCACACGGATGCCGTGTACGACGTACTGACCGAGGGCCGTTCCCGGTACGTGCGCCTGCCGAACCTGGTCCAGGCGGCGGCGGAACGTTTCCCGGGGCTGGTTCCCACCCCGGCCCACATGGCATCGGAGCGCGCGTTCATCCAGGCCGAGCGGGACGGGCGCGAGATCGACCAGGCCATCTTCTGCGGCGCCGTCCTGCACTCCCGGGCCGCGGGCACCCACCTCATCGACGCGATGCTGATGCCCACGCCGCGCGCCGAGCAACTGCTCGGTGACTTCCGCGCGACAGGACGCGTCGAGTTGACATCGGTGCACGTCGAGCGGCGGGGACACGTGGCCCACGTGACGTTCCGCAACGCGCACTGCCTCAACGCCGAGGACAACCAGCTGATCGCCGACATGGAGACGGCGGTGGACCTGGTCCTGCTGGACGACCGGGTCAGCGTAGGAGTCCTCCGCGGCGGGGAAGTCGAACACCCCCGGTACCAGGGCCGACGGGTGTTCAGCGCCGGCATCAACCTCAAGGACCTGCGCAACGGCGCCATTTCGTTCGTGGACTTCCTGATGGGGCGCGAACTGGGCTACATCCACAAGATGTCGCGCGGCCTCCTGACGGACCCGGCGGGTGTCATGGAGTCCGACCGGCTCACCCAGAAGCCGTGGATCGGGGCGGTCGACTCCTTCGCCATCGGCGGCGGGATGCAACTGCTTCTGGTCCTCGACCGGGTGATCGCCGAGGAGGAGGCGTTCTTCAGCCTGCCGGCCGCGGAAGAGGGAATCGTGCCCGGGCTGGGAAACCTGCGCCTGACGCGGCTGACCGGGGCGAGGTTCGCCCGGCAGGTGATTCTCGGCGGTCGCCGCATTCGGATGACCGATCCGGAAGCAGCCCTGGTGTGCGACGACATCGTGCCCGCGAAGGACCTGGACGAGACCGTGGAACGTGCCGCCCGCGAGTTGGGCGCACCCGCGGTGGCGGCGAACCGGCGGATGCTCAACCTGGCAGAGGAGCCGCTGGACCACTTCCGCGCATACCTGGCCGAGTTCGCGGTCACCCAGGCCGCCAGGGCCTACAGCGCCGACGTCCTGTCCAAGGTGGAACAGCGCTGGCAGCGTTCACTGCCCCGGACGTAG
- a CDS encoding aminotransferase-like domain-containing protein: MRLHSSSLHGSLEDPVLGSIGFLNEVMGDFPEAISFAPGAPHPDTLDDVDVQRYVDAFLDHLVHEGRTPEQARRLLLEYGPSRGIVNGVVSDALRRDHGIDAAPGALVITVGAQEAMLLVLRALFRPAQGVLAVANPCFVGIIGAARLLDIDVKPVHESAHGIDLDGLAETCRTAREEGRPLRALYVAPDFSNPGGARMSLHCRRQLLDLADREDFLIVEDNAYGFTATNGSELPSLKALDARRRVVHIGTFAKVAFPGARVGYVIADQQVTSSSGTKLLADELAALKSLVTVNTSPLCQAVIGGMLLEHGGSLVELSRRKSEIYQRNLTCLVDALDRYVGDTLRPGIRWNRPQGGFFVRVRLPVPVDGALLQISAGEYGVLWTPMKQFYLDEAGDHQLRLSCSYLDVDDIEEGVRRLAAFFANEIASPHRGRTM; this comes from the coding sequence ATGCGACTGCATTCCTCCTCACTGCACGGCTCACTGGAGGATCCCGTTCTGGGCTCCATCGGGTTCCTCAACGAGGTGATGGGCGACTTTCCGGAAGCCATATCCTTCGCGCCCGGCGCACCCCACCCGGACACGCTCGACGACGTCGACGTCCAGCGCTACGTGGACGCCTTTCTCGACCATCTCGTCCACGAGGGCAGAACCCCCGAGCAGGCACGCCGGCTGCTTCTCGAATACGGCCCCAGCCGGGGAATAGTCAACGGCGTCGTCAGTGACGCCCTGCGCCGGGACCACGGCATCGATGCCGCGCCCGGCGCGCTGGTCATCACCGTGGGCGCGCAGGAAGCGATGTTGCTGGTGCTGCGCGCGCTCTTCCGGCCGGCCCAGGGCGTGCTCGCGGTGGCCAATCCATGCTTCGTGGGCATCATCGGCGCCGCCCGGCTCCTGGACATCGACGTGAAGCCGGTCCACGAGAGCGCGCACGGGATCGACCTCGACGGTCTCGCGGAGACATGCCGTACGGCCCGCGAGGAGGGCCGGCCCCTGCGCGCGCTGTACGTGGCGCCGGACTTCTCCAATCCGGGCGGTGCCCGCATGTCGCTGCACTGCCGCCGGCAGCTTCTGGACCTCGCGGACCGCGAGGACTTCCTAATCGTCGAGGACAACGCGTACGGCTTCACGGCGACGAACGGGTCGGAGCTGCCGTCGCTCAAGGCCCTGGACGCCCGTCGGCGGGTGGTGCACATCGGCACCTTCGCCAAGGTCGCCTTCCCCGGGGCCCGGGTCGGCTATGTGATCGCAGACCAGCAGGTCACGTCGTCGAGCGGCACCAAGCTGCTCGCGGACGAGTTGGCGGCGCTGAAGAGCCTGGTCACCGTGAACACGTCCCCGCTGTGCCAGGCGGTGATCGGGGGGATGCTCCTCGAACACGGCGGCTCCCTGGTCGAACTGAGCCGCCGCAAGTCCGAGATCTACCAACGGAATCTGACCTGCCTGGTCGACGCGCTCGACCGGTATGTCGGTGACACGCTGCGCCCCGGCATCCGGTGGAACCGCCCCCAGGGAGGGTTCTTCGTACGGGTGCGCCTTCCGGTCCCCGTGGACGGCGCCCTGCTCCAGATCTCGGCCGGCGAATACGGAGTGCTGTGGACTCCGATGAAGCAGTTCTACCTTGACGAGGCCGGCGATCACCAACTGCGGCTCTCATGCAGCTACCTGGATGTCGACGACATCGAGGAAGGGGTACGGCGCCTGGCCGCGTTCTTCGCGAACGAGATCGCGTCCCCGCACCGGGGCCGCACGATGTGA
- the metH gene encoding methionine synthase, whose translation MDVYSDRGDGGTAALRRMLSERILVLDGASGTLLQGLDLKPADFRGDVIDASHTRDVTGDPDLLNLTRPDLILDVHRKYLAAGADIVTTNTFTATSIGQADYALEHLVRDMNLQGARIARQAANEAGGRFVAGNVGPLNVTLSMSPRVDDPAYRAVTFDQVKSAYAEQISALAEGGVDLLMIETIFDTLNAKAALAAAREAAPQLPLWLSATIVDLSGRTLSGQTMEAFWQSIERAEPLVVGVNCSLGAAEMRPYVAELARIADAYVACHPNAGLPNAFGGYDQSPAETGRLIGEFAEDDLVNIVGGCCGTTPEHIEQVAATVRGRTPRPLPERPAMTRFSGLEPFEIGADTGFVMIGERTNVTGSAKFRRLIEADDHQAAVDVALDQVRGGANLLDVNMDADLLDSEQAMTTFLNLIATEPEVARIPIMIDSSRWSVIEAGLRCVQGKGVVNSISLKEGEEAFLAQARQIRGFGFGVVVMAFDEQGQAETAERKVQICGRAYDLLVDRVGMRPQDIIFDPNVLAVATGMAEHNGYAKAFLDALPLIKQRCPGTRISGGISNLSFSFRGNDVVREAMHSVFLLHAVRAGLDMGIVNAGQLAVYENIPADLLELIEDVLFDRRADATDRLVSFASTVTGSATKRAVDLSWREGSVQERLSHALVHGIVDFVEEDTEEARQLFGRPLDVIEGPLMDGMKVVGDLFGSGKMFLPQVVKSARVMKRSVAHLEPYMEKEKASGHGQGKVVLATVKGDVHDIGKNIVGVVLGCNNYKVIDLGVMVPAAKILETAIAENADAIGLSGLITPSLDEMVAVAGEMRRRGLTLPLLIGGATTSKQHTAVRIAPEYDGSTVHVLDASRVVGVVSNLLDAGRAAELDVANRAEQERLRDQHANRQRAAQLSLAEARANHESVDFSELSTPEFTGARSVSPSIASLRELIDWQFLFLAWGIKGKYPAVLKEPAARELYDDAQAMLDEIVAGDAFRARGRYGFWPAHSAGDDIVVGDVTFPMLRQQTVKPMGRPNRCLADYVAPSGDHLGGFAVSVHGAETLAARYEAEHDDYRAIMVKALADRLAEAFAEYVHLKARREWFEPDADPLLEDLHAERFRGIRPALGYPASPDHSQKQELFRLLDAESEQIGLTESYAMTPAASVSGLIFAHPASRYFSVGRIGRDQLADYTARRGCEQAEVEKWLRPNLT comes from the coding sequence GACTTCCGCGGGGACGTCATCGACGCGTCGCACACCCGTGATGTGACGGGTGACCCGGACCTGCTCAATCTGACCCGGCCGGACCTGATCCTGGATGTGCACCGCAAGTACCTGGCGGCCGGTGCCGACATCGTCACCACGAACACCTTCACGGCGACGAGCATCGGGCAGGCCGACTACGCCCTGGAACACCTGGTCCGCGACATGAACCTGCAGGGCGCGCGAATCGCCCGGCAGGCGGCGAACGAGGCCGGCGGCCGGTTCGTGGCGGGCAACGTCGGCCCGCTGAACGTCACCCTGTCGATGTCGCCGCGGGTGGACGACCCGGCGTATCGGGCCGTCACCTTCGATCAGGTCAAGTCGGCCTACGCGGAACAGATCTCCGCCCTGGCCGAGGGCGGCGTCGATCTGCTCATGATCGAGACGATCTTCGACACGCTCAACGCGAAGGCCGCGCTCGCCGCCGCCCGCGAGGCCGCTCCCCAGCTGCCGCTCTGGCTGTCCGCCACCATCGTGGACCTCAGTGGGCGCACCCTGTCGGGCCAGACCATGGAGGCGTTCTGGCAGTCGATCGAGCGGGCCGAGCCGCTGGTGGTCGGGGTGAACTGCTCGCTCGGCGCGGCCGAAATGCGCCCGTACGTGGCCGAGTTGGCGCGGATCGCGGACGCCTACGTGGCCTGCCACCCCAATGCCGGTCTGCCGAACGCGTTCGGCGGGTACGACCAGAGTCCGGCGGAGACCGGCCGGCTGATCGGCGAGTTCGCCGAGGACGACCTGGTCAACATCGTGGGCGGCTGCTGCGGCACCACGCCGGAACACATCGAGCAGGTGGCCGCCACCGTGCGGGGCCGCACCCCACGGCCCTTGCCCGAGCGGCCCGCCATGACCCGGTTCAGCGGCCTGGAACCGTTCGAGATCGGTGCCGACACGGGTTTCGTGATGATCGGCGAGCGTACCAACGTCACGGGGTCGGCGAAGTTCCGCCGACTGATCGAGGCGGACGACCACCAGGCCGCCGTCGATGTCGCTCTGGACCAGGTCCGTGGCGGCGCCAACCTGCTCGACGTCAACATGGACGCCGATCTGCTCGACAGCGAGCAGGCGATGACCACCTTCTTGAATCTGATCGCGACCGAGCCCGAGGTGGCCCGCATCCCGATCATGATCGACAGTTCGCGGTGGAGCGTGATCGAGGCCGGTCTCCGGTGCGTGCAGGGCAAGGGCGTCGTCAACTCGATCAGCCTGAAGGAGGGCGAGGAGGCCTTCCTCGCCCAGGCCCGGCAGATCCGTGGCTTCGGCTTCGGCGTCGTGGTGATGGCCTTCGACGAACAGGGGCAGGCGGAGACCGCCGAACGCAAGGTGCAGATCTGCGGCCGGGCCTACGACCTGCTGGTCGACCGGGTCGGGATGAGGCCGCAGGACATCATCTTCGACCCCAACGTGCTGGCCGTGGCCACCGGCATGGCCGAGCACAACGGGTACGCGAAGGCGTTCCTCGACGCCCTGCCGCTGATCAAGCAGCGGTGCCCGGGCACACGGATCAGTGGCGGCATCTCCAACCTGTCCTTCTCCTTCCGGGGCAACGACGTGGTGCGCGAGGCCATGCACTCGGTGTTCCTCCTCCACGCGGTCCGCGCCGGCCTCGACATGGGGATCGTGAACGCGGGCCAGCTCGCCGTCTACGAGAACATCCCGGCCGATCTCCTGGAACTCATCGAGGACGTGCTGTTCGACCGCCGCGCGGACGCCACCGACCGCCTCGTGTCCTTCGCTTCCACGGTCACCGGATCGGCCACCAAGCGGGCCGTCGACCTGTCGTGGCGCGAGGGCTCGGTCCAGGAGCGTCTGTCACACGCGCTGGTGCACGGCATCGTCGACTTCGTGGAGGAGGACACCGAAGAGGCCAGGCAGCTGTTCGGCCGGCCGCTCGATGTCATCGAGGGGCCGTTGATGGACGGCATGAAGGTCGTCGGGGACCTGTTCGGCTCCGGGAAGATGTTCCTGCCGCAGGTGGTCAAGAGCGCCCGGGTGATGAAGCGCTCGGTCGCGCACCTCGAGCCGTACATGGAGAAGGAGAAGGCCTCCGGACACGGCCAGGGCAAGGTGGTGCTCGCCACCGTCAAGGGCGACGTCCACGACATCGGCAAGAACATCGTCGGCGTGGTTCTCGGCTGCAACAACTACAAGGTCATCGACCTCGGGGTGATGGTGCCCGCGGCGAAGATCCTGGAGACCGCCATCGCCGAGAACGCCGACGCGATCGGCCTGTCCGGCCTCATTACGCCGTCCCTCGACGAGATGGTCGCGGTCGCCGGCGAGATGCGCCGGCGCGGGCTCACCCTGCCCCTCCTCATCGGCGGCGCGACCACGTCGAAGCAGCACACGGCGGTGCGCATCGCGCCGGAGTACGACGGTTCGACCGTGCACGTCCTCGACGCGTCGCGCGTGGTGGGAGTCGTGTCGAACCTGTTGGACGCCGGTCGGGCGGCCGAGTTGGACGTCGCCAACCGCGCCGAGCAGGAACGGCTGCGGGATCAGCACGCGAACCGGCAGCGCGCGGCGCAGCTGAGCCTCGCCGAGGCCCGTGCCAACCACGAGTCGGTGGACTTCTCCGAGCTGTCGACGCCCGAGTTCACCGGGGCACGCAGCGTGTCGCCGTCGATCGCCTCGCTGCGTGAGCTGATCGACTGGCAGTTCCTCTTTCTCGCCTGGGGGATCAAGGGCAAGTACCCGGCGGTCCTCAAGGAGCCCGCGGCCCGTGAGCTGTACGACGACGCCCAGGCCATGCTCGACGAGATCGTGGCCGGTGACGCCTTCCGGGCACGCGGCCGGTACGGCTTCTGGCCGGCGCACTCCGCGGGCGACGACATTGTGGTCGGCGACGTCACGTTTCCGATGCTGCGCCAGCAGACGGTCAAGCCGATGGGCCGGCCGAACCGTTGCCTGGCCGACTACGTGGCGCCGTCGGGCGACCATCTCGGCGGCTTCGCGGTCTCGGTCCACGGCGCCGAGACGCTGGCCGCCCGGTACGAGGCCGAGCACGACGACTACCGCGCGATCATGGTCAAGGCCCTCGCCGACCGGCTCGCCGAGGCGTTCGCCGAGTACGTCCACCTCAAGGCGCGCCGGGAGTGGTTCGAGCCCGACGCCGACCCGCTCCTCGAGGACCTGCACGCGGAACGCTTCCGCGGCATCCGGCCCGCGCTCGGCTACCCGGCAAGCCCCGACCACTCCCAGAAGCAGGAGCTGTTCCGGTTGCTCGACGCCGAGTCCGAGCAGATCGGCCTGACCGAGTCGTACGCGATGACCCCGGCCGCCAGCGTCAGCGGACTGATCTTCGCGCACCCGGCGTCGCGCTACTTCAGCGTCGGCCGCATCGGGCGGGACCAGCTCGCCGACTACACCGCCCGTCGCGGCTGCGAGCAGGCCGAGGTGGAGAAGTGGCTGCGGCCCAACTTGACCTGA